The Terriglobus roseus region AATCGTCGCCGATGCCGAGGCGAACCGCGCCCTTGGGGCGTCCAGCCCGATTGCGAAGCTGTTGGATGAATTGGAGTTCGCCGCTTGCCACGTCTTTCAGGATAACGGCGAAAAAGTTCGTCTTTTCGCAAAGGCGGCGCGTATTTATTAGTGTCGGGAAAGAATTCGCGGAACTATCACCGTCTATGAGGCAACCCGTGTTTACCGGACAGCTTCGAGGCGGGTAAACTTAAAGAGTCGGAACGATCTGGCAACTCGCATTTCTGAATCGAGATCGGTAAATCGCATTTCGCGATCTTGGTCCACAGGATGAGCTTAGTTTTGAAGAAAAGTTTTTACGTAGTACTGGTATCACGCGAGGAAGACGGATCGTTGCGCAGGGTTCCTGTGCCGCTGAAGTTCGCCTGGATGTTTGCGGGCGCGGCGGTGGTGGGTCTGTTCACGATCGCCGGTCTGGCTGGATCGTATTCTCGTATGTTGTTGAAAACGGAGCGTTTTAATCAGCTTCGTCAGGAACACAATACCCTTCTGGGCGATTACGCGAAGCTGCAAAAGCGCGAGCATGAGAAGGAAGTCCAGGCAGCGTCGTTGGGTGCGCTGGCCAGCGAGGTTTCCGCGCTGTATGGTCTGACCGCGAAGGGCATTGCCAGCAGCACACAGGGCGTTTTTGGACGAGGCCGCAAGTCTGCCGGAACAGAGACTGCCGTTATTGCGCCGACGGAGACTACATCGGCTGACGCTGGTTTTAGCAATGCGAACTATTACAAGTCGTTGCAGGCGTTTTATTCGTTGCGGAACACCGCGATGGATGGCTCCATGACGCGCGCAATTTCGAACAGCTTTGCGCCCTCCGGGTTGGGCAATTTCGGTATCGGTGCAAATCTGACCGGAAGCAATATTCCTACGTTGTGGCCGGTTCTGGGTTCGATTTCGTCTCCGTTTGGTGGACGGCAGGATCCGATCCTGGGCAATGGCGAAGGCGAGTTCCACAAGGGCGTAGACATCTCGGCCCCGTATGGCACTCCGATCCGTGCGACTGCGGATGGTGTGGTGCAGATGGCTGGCATGGGCAACGGATATGGCCGCGAGGTGGTGATCAACCACGGTGGCGGCGTAGAGACGACCTATGCACACATGTCCGGTTTCCACGTTTCGGCGGGTGAGCAGGTGGTGCGCGGACAGGTGATCGGTTATGTGGGTACCAGCGGCCGTTCGACCGGCGCACATGTTCACTACGAGGTGCGTCTGCGCAATGTACCGGTGAATCCGCACAAGTATCTGCGGGACTCAGTTAATGGAATCGGCACCGAGATCGCCAGCAAGTAGCGTTTGGATATTTGAGGAATAAAAAGGCCGCTCATGGAGCGGCCTTTCTTCATTTGTAATTGGAATCTTTAGCGGACGCCTACGGGACGATCGTTGTTCCATTCGTCGGCGACGACGCCGATGGAGTTCAGCGTATCCATGGCTTTTTCCATGTTGATGCGAAGCTGGCGGCGAGCGACTTCCGGTGCGTCATGTGCTTCTTCAATGGCGACGACGCGGCCGTAAGGCCATGCTTCCTTGGGGATCGCATTGAGTGCTTCGGCCAGATTAGTGGGATCAATGTTCAGAATCTGGCGACGTGCAGCCTCAGGACGCAGCATGGTGCCCTTACCCAGATCGCTGGGATTGGCGTCCGGCATCAGCACGTGCAGCGTGATCATCTTTTCCTGCACGGTGAGCGATGGGTTCTGCCAACCGGAGATGGAACTCACGGACATGTAGAGGGTCTTGGACGGCGGGGGAATCTGTGCCAGATCGCGTCGCGCGTCGTTCAGTTGCGCTGCGGCTTCACGGCTGGCTTCCGCCGCAGAGGCGGGCCGGCTGTGGCAACCGGTCAAGGGGACCACGGAGAGGGCAGAAAGGAGAAGAAGGGCGGAGATACGCACATTGTTAAGAATAACAATGCCAGCTATCGACGTTGCAGCAGAATGTGGGCGGTGTGTCCCATTTTGTTACACGGTGGTAATGTTTCCATTCACACCGTTGGGGAAGAACGCGCCCTTGGCGGTTCCTGTTGCGGTGTTGTTGTACAGAATGGCCAGCGTCTGCGAAGTGGAGCGCTGATAGGCGAAACCGTTGAAGGTATTGGTCTGACCGGGAACGCCGTTGGAGGCGGTATCGAAGAAGCCACCGTTAGCCGTTGTGGGACCCTGCTGGGCGAGGGCGGAGGTGCCGGGATCGCCGGGTTTGATATCAAAGCCGTCGGCGGGAACATACCCGGGAAGGCTGCTAGGGTAGCCGGAATTCTGCTGAATGGCGATAAGACGCAGCGCACCCGCGTGGAATCCTTCGACGGCGAGCATCTGCGCCAGCGCGGTGGAGTTGTTGCCGCTGAGGCGAGCCATGATGCCCGCATAGGCTGTGGCACCCACATCCTCCAGCAAGCGCGCGATGGGGGTAATGTTGGACGCGTTGACGGCGGTGATGGCGGAAAGATTGAGTTGCGGCCGAGCAATGGCTAGCCCATTGCCGACGGCGGTTCGCAGCGCGGAGACGTGTGATATCTCGTCAAAATAAATTTCAGCGAAGAGATCGGTGATCTGCTGATTGGGGAAGGTCAACTGCCCAGGGGCACCTGTGGGTGCGGGGCCGCCGCCTGTCAGTGAGCTATCCAGATCTTTGCCCGTAACGATATAGGAATACAGAGTGGCCTGGAGATACTCAATGTTCAGAGCGAAGTTCAGTGTGTCGATTTCTGGTTGCGTTGCGGCATCCACGTAGGGTGTAGGGTCGCCGCATCCGACGGTGATCGCCGCAGCTCCGGCAAGGCTTGCGCAACTGAGAAAACGACGCCGGCTCAGAAGGTCGTCCGTGATGTTCTTCTTCAAGCCGGATGCTGAAACGTCTGCCATGTTGCCATTCTCTCCTTACGGCGTGGTCGCGAAAAGATCACATCGCCATTCCTTCCCATTTCGTGAAAGGATAAGCCCGAGCCGTTGCGCACTTAGAGCGCAAAACAAGGTTAAGCGTTGCAATAAAACCGTATGCTTTCATGAGAAAAGCATTCGCGTCCGGTAAGCGCACAGAGGTCTCTGCCTGAAAGTAATTTTTGCTTCCGATCGGAGTAGTCGTGCGTACTTACACACTGGATACTTTCCGCAGGAGAAGGATGAATGGCCAAGAGCAATGAAACCCTGGAGAAGCTGAAGCGTGGGATTCTGCAGTTTCAAAGCGAGGTGTACCCGGCACGCCGCGAAGAGTACGAATACGCTGCCACACACCCACAGAAGCCGCATACGCTGCTGATCACATGCGCGGACTCACGCATCGATCCCGAAGCACTCACGCATAGTGGCCCCGGCGAAATCTTTGTCGCACGCAACGTGGGCAACATGGTGCCAGCCTATGGCGACATGCTGGGTGGTGTGTCTGCCGTGATTGAGTATGCGGTGGATGCGTTGAAGGTGAACCACGCTGTTGTATGCGGTCATACGGACTGCGGCGCTATGAAGGGAATTCTTGCAGGTGAGGGAGCACTGGATGCCATGCCCACTGTCAAGACCTGGCTTCGCAATGCGGATGCTGCTAAGCGCGTGGCGCAGACAATCGACGGCGAGAAGCCTGCATTGCATACGATGACGGAGCAGAATGTGTTGCTGCAGTTGCAGCATCTGCGCACGCATCCGTCGGTAGCGGGAGCGATTGCTCGCGGTGACCTGACGTTGTCGGGATGGGTATACGACATTGGTCACGGCGATGTGCGCATTTATGACGAGGCGGCGAACCGCTTTCTGTCTGTTCGAGAATCCGTAGCCCAGGAGGCCACTGCTTGATCGTTCCTCACGCGCCGCAGCTTCGACGACTGCTGGAATACGTAGGCATGCCGCTTCTGCTGTTGTTTCTTTGGGACGCTGTCATTGTTCTGCTGTACAAGGTTGCTCATTGGGATTGGCTCGCTTTGCCACATATTCCACTTGCGCTCTTTGGCTCATCCATTGGCCTGATTGTTGCGTTTCGCAATAACAGCAGCTATGGCCGATGGTGGGAGGCGCGAACGATCTGGGGTGGTATCGTCAACAATTCAAGATCGTGGGCACGAGAAGTGCTCACGGCCATTGCACCGCAGAAACCCACGGAAAAGGATGCGGTTCGTGCCATGCAGGTGCGCATGGTGCATCTGCAGATTGCGTGGGTGCATGCGTTGCGTCAGCAGTTGCGTGGTCTGCCTCCGCTGGACGAGTTACATGGTCTGCTTCCAGAAGATGATCTGGTGGCTTTGAAGGACCAGAAGAACGTGGCCTTCACTCTGCAACTGTGGCAGGGAGACCTTGCACGGCAGGCCCTTGAGAACGATTGGATCGATAGTCTGCAGTGGTCTTCGCTAGATGGGACGCTGAACGATCTGATCGATTTTCAGGGCGGTTCGGAGCGTATCAAGAACACTCCGATGCCGAAGCAATACGACTTCTATCCACAGTTGTTTGTGAAGATCTATTGTCTGCTGCTTCCGCTGGGGCTGGTGCAGAACATGGGTTGGTTTACGCCGCTCGGTTCCACGCTGGTGGGATTCATCTTTATCGCGCTGGATAAGATTGGGCGCGATCTGGAAAATCCTTTCGACAACACGATCTACGATATTCCGTTGACAGCGATGTCCCGGACTATCGAGATCAATCTGCGGCAGTCTCTGGGTGAGCGCTCTTTGCCTGCACCGGCAGAGGCGGTTCATGGCGTGCTCTGGTAATACCGGAGCATACAAACTCCTAAACTTTTAGTTGACACACGGCGGCGGACAGGCGCATTCTTACTCCTAAAGATTTAGGAGGAACGAACGCGAATGTCCGCCGCCGCTTCTGATAAGACTGCACTCACGCCGCTGGAACTGGAAATTATGCAGGTGCTGTGGAGCCAGGGGCCGAGCACGGCTGCGGAGATTGTGCCGCTGCTGAATGGCAACCTTGCTTACAACACCGTAGGCACCATGCTGCAAGTGCTGCTACGCAAAGGGCGTGTAAAGCGTACGGCAGAAGGGCGTGCCTATCGCTATCGTGCGACGGTGAGCCGTGAGCGGGCTGCGGGGTCGGCCATTGGCGATTTGTTGAAGCGCATGTTTGCGGGTGATGCGCAGGCCATGCTGCTGGCGATGGTGGACTCCGGGCACGTTGACGCGGAAGATTTACAACGCGCGCGCAAGGCTCTGCAGGCAGCGGAACGCGAAGATGCGAAAGAGGCACGGGGATGAGCGCGCCGGGGCTGTTTGACCAGGCGCTTGCTGCGTTTGCGCTGCATGCTGTGTGGCAGGTGCCATTGCTGGCGTGTGCGACGTGGTTGGCGGTGCGAGTAGGGCGGCCGAAGGTTCGGATTGCCCATGCGTTGTGGATGGCGACGCTGCTATTGTGTGTCGTTGCGCCGCTCTTATCGACCTGGCAGGGATATCGTGTGGCACGTGCTCACGCTCAGCAGAGTGCGGTTTTCATTAGCTACTCCGCGGACGATGCAGCGCACGATGTTCCGGCCATGCAACGCGAATCGGCCTGGCTGCGCTTCGCGCACAAGCACTTTAATACTGTGGATGGCTTACGGCCCCTTGCATTTGCTCTTCCGCCGCATGCGGCGCGTGGTATTGCAGCGCTGTATGTGTTGTTGCTTCTGTTTGCGTGTGTGAAATTCGGCATTGCGTGGCGACGTGCGCGGCTTTTGATACTCGCCGCGTCAGCTGACGTTCCGCAGCGGTTTGTTCAAGAAATGCGGGAGCAGTGCGAGTTGATGGATTGTGCGCTACCGTCTGTTGCGATGAGCGATGAAGTTGCGGGGCCGCTGTTGGCTGGAGTGTTGTGGCCAACGTTGTTGCTGCCTGCACACTCTGCAGATGAACTCAGCGAAGAGGAAGTTGAGGCGGTGTTGGCGCATGAACTTTCTCACCTTCGTCGCCGCGATCCTCTTTGGCATGCCGTGTCTTCCGTGATGTTGTTGCCGGTGCAGTTTCATCCCGCGGCAAAGTGGATTGCGTCGCGTATCCGGCAGACGCGTGAGATGGCCTGCGATGCAGATGCCGTGGCGTTGATGGGATCGTTGCGCTATGCGGATGCGTTGTTGTGTGTCGCAGAGCGTATGACCTTTTCGCCTGCTGCTACAGAAGGCGTAGGGTTGAGACTTTTCGATGTTGAGCACGTGTATACAGCTACCGCTCGCGACGGTCGGCTGCGGTCAAAAACAGGGCCTGCGACGGTGGGCCTCGAACTCTTCGACGCCACGGGCGCCATGGAGGAACGTATGAGGTCCATGATGAAAAACGATGAACCGATGAGCCTTCGCAGTCGTTGGACACGCGGCATTGCTGCTGCTGCAATTACCGCAACAGGAGTGGCGGGTGCTTGCATGATCCAGGTGCAGCCTGCCTTGGCTGCACAGCAGAAGGACGCGACAGCAGAAGCTCCAAAGATGAAGGTGGTGGTCGATGCAAACGACAATGGTCCCGCTCTGGTAAGCGGACGTCGGGTGCAAAAACAGTTGCAAGATGCAAGCCGGCGATTGAATGACGCCGAGACACATGCAGCGACCGACGAAGATCGCAACAAGATTGCCACCGCACAGCAGATGCTTCGCGCGGCGCAATCGGAACTAACAGCGCAGAGTGCTCCGCGCACGATGATGCTCCGTGTCGATCATGATGCGCAGTTGGAAAGTGGCGATAGAGTTAAGATCCACCTGCAACGCTTGGATGCGCAGTTATACAAAGTGCAGCTGGACGGACAGAAGCCCCGAGTGGATGTGAAACTGCAGGCGTTGCAAGTGCAACCGCGTGTGGAGTTGGAGCGAAGCCTGGTGATGATTACAAAGCTGGAGCCGCCTGTACTGGCTGTTTCTTTGCAGGAGAGCGACAGACCGATAAAGGTTTCTGCGAATGTAATGGCAGGAAATACGTTGACGAAAGTGACTCCGGAGTATCCAGCGTCAGCGAAAGACGCGAAGATTCAGGGCCAAGTGGTGTTGCACGCGATCATTGATGAGAACGGCAAGGTGGAACAGATTTCCGTCGTTAGTTCTCCGGATAGTGCGTTGTCAAAGTCTTCCATTGAAGCAGTACAGCATTGGACGTATAAGCCATATCTGCTGAATGGAAGGCCGACGGCAGTTGATACGACCATCAACGTGAACTTCACACTGGCACCATGATTCGTAGCTATCTTTCTGCAGCGATGGCGGCTGTCTGCGTTGCTCTTACGGGATGCAGCGCCGCGCATCGCGTGGATGCGCCTTCGATTCATTTGATGGAAGCTGCTGGCTATCCTGTGTTGACTTCTGCTGCGGATGCTTCGCAGAAGTTGACGGTGCAGACGACGATTGCGTTGGGTGCATCGTCAACTGCCGATTGTTCGATTGTGAGTAAGGTGTTTTCGCTGCAGCCCCCTGCTGATGCAGGTACTTCGCAGTGGATGATGACGAGTCCGAGCGTACAGGGATGGCAGGTGGCGGATACCGCTTCGCAGCTTCGCACAGAGTGGAGCGCGTTTGTGGCACAGCTTGCAGAACTCAGACGTGCGGGATGTTTTGGTGCAGGCCGGAGCACGGCCGTGTTGCAGCAGATGATTGCCGATGCCATTCCTGTGCCTTCGGATGAAGCGCTTGTGTTGCGTTATGGATTCAGTGGCGAAGGTGTCGCGGATCTGCAGCCGGGAATGGTGTTGCAGGTGGAACGTAGTGTTCTCGGCGAACGCAAAGGGCGGCGTGAGTTGCAATCGCTACAGGCAGATTATGAAGTGATTGCTGCTGGCGATGGTGTGCGGCTAAAGCAGGTGCGTGCGGAGACGCTGCACATGCAGGAGCGGCCTGATGAGATCTTCGCCCTGGATCGGCTCACGCAGAATGTTTCGCATCTGCGGTTGTTGTTGCAGAACCTTACACCGGGAACGTCGGCGCAGCGGCCGCCGATTTTGCTAATGGGTAAGGAAGACGCCGCTTTGCAGCGCGTTTCCGCAAATGTGGAAGCACAGGGTTGCGAGGCTGCTAAGAATGTTGCCGGTGTGCAATGTCTAACGTTTCATGAAGCGGTCAGCCTGCTGGTGGCGGTGAAGGTGAATCGTAAGCCTGTGACGTTTGCATTGGGAACAACGCTGGGAGTGGTGCTGGAGGCGCAGGGGATTGATCCTGCGACCGCAACACTACGTCGTTTGTTAACGAATGGCCGCGTGGCCGCGGTGATCTTTCCGCAGACGCGCGATGGCGCCTCCCGCATTGTGTTGCAAGGCGAGGATGAGATTGTCGGAACTAAGTTAAGTAAATGAACTAACGTTCCGGGTGCAGATTCATCTTGAGGAAGTCCACATAGACTGGCCAGTCGGAAGGAACCATGCCGTGGCCGCCGTTGTGCATCTCGTAGCTTAGATCGTGAAAAATTGGTACGCCTGCTGCGGGTAAAACATCTGTGCCGAGGTCCTGCTTGCCGTAGAGACGGTAGACAGGGCCTGCAGCGACGGCGGCTAGAAACTCGCCTTTAGGATCGCTCCAGAAGTCGGTGTTGCCAGTTTGCAGCAGCAGCGGACGCGGCGCAACGAGTGCGACGAGCATGTTCGCGTCCATCGGTGCGTTATCCGGGAAGCCTGCGTAGTTGGCCCAGTTCTTCGCGAACTGATAGGGGTAACGGCTAGGCGCGGTCATGTGTGCGATGGTCTCGCCGTAGTTGCGATGGCTGAGTGCTCCGCCGCCTTCGCCACCGCAGCTTGCAATGACTGCGGCGAAGCGTTGGTCATGCGCGCCCGCCCACAGCGCAGTTTTGCCCAGGCGTGAGATGCCGTGAACGGCGACACGTTTTGCGTCGATGTCTTTGTCGGTTTCGAAGTAGTCCTGTACGCGGCTCATGCCCCACGCCCATGCCGCGATGGAGCCCCATGCGTCGCCGGGACGGTCGTCGTTGTTCTTGATGTTCATGGCGCGTATGCCATCAGGAACGCCGGCGGGATAGTCAGGATCGATGTCGCCGTAATAGAAGGTGGCGATGCCGATGCCTGCGTCAAGGAAGATGTCGGCGTTCAGTTTGCCGAAGGCGCGCGTGGGCATTTCGCGTTTGCCGGTCTTCGGGTTCCACACTTCGACGGGGCGGATGCCGGGATCGTCAAAAGCCATTTGCGGTGCGCCGAAGTTGATGCTGAGCAACACTGGCGTGCGCTTCTTGGCCGAGACTTTTGCTGCGGGAAGATATTCGACCAGGTTGATGTGTGGGCCGGTCTTCTCTTTGTTCAACCAGATCACAACCTGTTTGCGAATGGCCTTGCCGTTGAGGGCGGGGGTGCCTTTGTCGAAGACCTCGAAGCTCTCGTCTGCTGGCTTGCCGGGCGCAATGCCGTATTGCTGCGTTTCAAAGAGGCGTACGATTTCGGGGCGGCGTTTGGTTTCCCATGTCTTTACATCGCGGACGGGAGTGCCGTCGGCCATCTTCAGTGCGTCAGGAAGTGTGTACGTGCCTACTTTGCTCTCGTCGTAATTGACGGGAATGCCTGCAACGTCTTCAGGCTTGGCCGGAGGCGTCGTGGACGTCGCGGATGGCAGATTGGGGCCAGCCTGCGGCGTTGCCGGAGCGCTTTGTGCGTTTGCTGTAGCTGCAGCGAGAAGGATGGCGAGCGCGAGAGGCAGGCGGGTGGCACGCAATGTACGGCGCAACGGAATACTCCATGTGCGAAATTAAGTACCGTCACACCGTAGTTTCACGTAACAACAAGCGTCAAGTGCCAGCCTGAGACATTTGTATTAATTAAGAAAAAAGTAAAGCCTTCGTCATCGCTAACGGAAGACGAAGGCTTAGAACTTCATGCTTTGTTGCTTAGCCTGCCAGCAGGCTGCCGATCAGTGACTTGCGCGATTCGCGGGGTGGTGGCGGCGCGTCGTGCAGGCGGCCGTCGCGGACGTAAAGTATGCGGTCGGCGATGGCTGCGGCTTCCGGATTGTGGGTAATCATCAACACGGTCTGGCCCATTTCTTTGGAGGCATGGCGCAGCATTTCCAGCACGGTTTCGCTGTTTTCCGTGTCGAGATTGCCGGTGGGTTCGTCGGCCAGGATGATGGCCGGGCGGGTGATGAGTGCGCGTGCAATGGCCACACGCTGCTGCTCGCCACCCGAGAGTTCGCTGGGACGGTTGTCCAGGCGATTCTCGATGCGGAGAAGCTCCGCAAGATGGTGCAGCAGATTCTGGTCCAGCGGCTGGCCGTTATCTGCAATGGAGTGCGCCAGTTCCACGTTGCCGCGCGCGGTGAGCGTGGGCAACAGGTTGAAACGCTGGAAGATGAAACCGATCTTCTGGCCGCGCTTGCGCGTGCGCTCCGCGTCGGAGAGGGAACTGAAGTCTACGCCGTCAATGGTGACTGAGCCGCCGGTGGCTCGGGTGAGGCCGCCGAGAAGGTAAAAGAGTGTCGACTTGCCGGAACCCGAGGGCCCAACGATGGCGACAAACTCACCGCGATCAATGGTGAAGGTGGCGTCGCGCAGCGCGTGTGTTTCGATTTTTCCGCTGCGATAAGTTTTTCCGAGCTGCTGTGCGACGATGATGGGCGGCATACCTGTTTTAAGTCTATCGCGGATGGGCGATGGGCATGTGTTGGGGCCATCCTGCTACCATTCGCCTATCCATGAATATGGCTCCTGCGGGGAACATGCATTCTGTTGCGCTTGCGGTTTTTTGTGTTGCGTTTGCGCTGGTGACGGTGGCGGGTTTTCTTGCCGCAAAATGGCGGCGCCCGGATGAGGGTCTGCACTCGTTGGAGGAGTGGGGGCTGGGCGGGCGTTCGTTCGGCACGCTGATCACTTGGTTCCTGCTGGGCGGCGATGTGTACACGGCCTATACCGTGATCGCGGTTCCGGCGGCCCTGTATGGTGCGGGTGCGCTCGGCTTCTTCGCGGTCCCGTACACCATTCTGATCTATCCATACATGATGCTGGTGCTGCCGAAGCTGTGGACGGTGTGCCACCGCAATGGCTATGTCACGTTTGCGGATTTTGTGAAGGGTCGGTTTGAGTTTCGTCCGCTGACGGTGGCGATTGCTCTTACGGGCATCCTGTCGCTGATGCCGTACATTGCGCTGCAGCTTGTGGGTATGAAGGTGGCACTAGCGGCCATGGGGCTGCGCGGCGAATGGCCGCTGATTCTCGCGTTTCTAATTCTTGCGTTTTACACGTACTCGGCTGGCCTGCGCGCGCCTGCGATTATCGCGGTGGTGAAGGACATCATGCTGTACGTGATGGTGATTGCCGCGGTGATCTGGCTGCCCTCGAAGCTGGGTGGTTTTGGACACATCTTTGCCGTGGCCGCTGCGGAGTTGCCGAAGCATACGCCGCCGGGTGGAACGCTGTTGAAGGCGGGGCAATTGCTGCCGTATTCCACGCTGGCCATTGGGTCGGCGCTTGCGTTGATTCTTTATCCGCACACTTCGACGGCGACGTTGTCATCATCCGGCCCGCAGACGTTGCGACGGAATGCAGCGTTGTTACCCGCGTACACGTTGATGTTGGGACTACTGGCGCTGTTGGGCTATGTGGCGCTGGCTGCAGGTGTGAAGGCAGCCGATAAATCAGAAGTGATTCCGCTGTTGTTCCTGAATGGTTTTCCGGAGTGGTTTGCGGGATTCTGCCTGGCGGCCGTGGCGATTGGTGCGCTGGTGCCTGCGGCGATCATGAGCATTGCTGCGGCGAACCTGTTCACGCGCAACCTTTGGGGCGAGTTTGTAAAGACACCAATGAGTGCGCAGAAGGAAGCGGCGCAGGCAAAGATTGTGTCCTTGATTGTGAAGTTTGGTGCGCTCGCGTTTGTGCTGGAGACGCCGGGGTCTTACGCGATCGAGATGCAGTTGCTGGGCGGCATCTGGATTACGCAGTTGTTTCCCGCAGTGGTTTGCGGTGCATTTGTGAAGCGCAGAACTCTGCATCCGTGGGCTGTGTTTGCAGGATGGCTTGCGGGTATGGTGTGGGGATCAGGGATGGCCATAGCGCTGGAGTTCAAGGGCAGCGGCGTGTATCCATTGCATGTCTTCGGGCAGACGTGGAGCATGTATGCTGCGATTCCTGCGTTGATTCTGAACCTGGTGATCAGCTTTGGATTGTCGCCGGTGTTCGCTCGGATCCGGCCAGTTGCTGTGAGTGCTTAGTTGTCCGACGGTTTCTCGACGTGGTCGATGACGAACACACGGACTGGGCCTTTGGAGGCTTGTAGCCTAAGCCCGAGTTGTTCCTGAATCGCGGTGAAGATGTCGGGAGCGTTTTGTTCGCTTGTAGCTTCTGGACGAACGGCGACCGATTCAGGTGTCCATCGCAGCTCGACGTCGTAGATGCCCGCGAGATTGGTCTGGTTGATGACTGATTTTGATAAGAGCCAGGAGAGGCTTGCAGCAAGCTCGTCTGCCGTCAGCTTGTAGCCCTTGGTATCCCCTGGGTGATTCTGCAGATCGCCACACGCAGCATCTTTCGGGAGGCCTTCTGGGCGTGGAAGGAAGGTGCAATCTCCCTTTACAACGGAATCCTTGAGCTTGCCCGGCTTGACGAGGACCAGGTCGTAGACGGGTTGCTCTCTTGTCTCCCAGTGGTATTTGAGTTGAAACCGATCTTCGAGCACGCCCTGAAGCATGATGGGGATGTCGTCGAAGCCGTGAACTTCGGCGGGTTTTGCGTTCAGGTCGTAC contains the following coding sequences:
- a CDS encoding M23 family metallopeptidase, coding for MKKSFYVVLVSREEDGSLRRVPVPLKFAWMFAGAAVVGLFTIAGLAGSYSRMLLKTERFNQLRQEHNTLLGDYAKLQKREHEKEVQAASLGALASEVSALYGLTAKGIASSTQGVFGRGRKSAGTETAVIAPTETTSADAGFSNANYYKSLQAFYSLRNTAMDGSMTRAISNSFAPSGLGNFGIGANLTGSNIPTLWPVLGSISSPFGGRQDPILGNGEGEFHKGVDISAPYGTPIRATADGVVQMAGMGNGYGREVVINHGGGVETTYAHMSGFHVSAGEQVVRGQVIGYVGTSGRSTGAHVHYEVRLRNVPVNPHKYLRDSVNGIGTEIASK
- a CDS encoding ferritin-like domain-containing protein, which encodes MADVSASGLKKNITDDLLSRRRFLSCASLAGAAAITVGCGDPTPYVDAATQPEIDTLNFALNIEYLQATLYSYIVTGKDLDSSLTGGGPAPTGAPGQLTFPNQQITDLFAEIYFDEISHVSALRTAVGNGLAIARPQLNLSAITAVNASNITPIARLLEDVGATAYAGIMARLSGNNSTALAQMLAVEGFHAGALRLIAIQQNSGYPSSLPGYVPADGFDIKPGDPGTSALAQQGPTTANGGFFDTASNGVPGQTNTFNGFAYQRSTSQTLAILYNNTATGTAKGAFFPNGVNGNITTV
- a CDS encoding carbonic anhydrase; the encoded protein is MAKSNETLEKLKRGILQFQSEVYPARREEYEYAATHPQKPHTLLITCADSRIDPEALTHSGPGEIFVARNVGNMVPAYGDMLGGVSAVIEYAVDALKVNHAVVCGHTDCGAMKGILAGEGALDAMPTVKTWLRNADAAKRVAQTIDGEKPALHTMTEQNVLLQLQHLRTHPSVAGAIARGDLTLSGWVYDIGHGDVRIYDEAANRFLSVRESVAQEATA
- a CDS encoding bestrophin family protein, which produces MIVPHAPQLRRLLEYVGMPLLLLFLWDAVIVLLYKVAHWDWLALPHIPLALFGSSIGLIVAFRNNSSYGRWWEARTIWGGIVNNSRSWAREVLTAIAPQKPTEKDAVRAMQVRMVHLQIAWVHALRQQLRGLPPLDELHGLLPEDDLVALKDQKNVAFTLQLWQGDLARQALENDWIDSLQWSSLDGTLNDLIDFQGGSERIKNTPMPKQYDFYPQLFVKIYCLLLPLGLVQNMGWFTPLGSTLVGFIFIALDKIGRDLENPFDNTIYDIPLTAMSRTIEINLRQSLGERSLPAPAEAVHGVLW
- a CDS encoding BlaI/MecI/CopY family transcriptional regulator; the protein is MSAAASDKTALTPLELEIMQVLWSQGPSTAAEIVPLLNGNLAYNTVGTMLQVLLRKGRVKRTAEGRAYRYRATVSRERAAGSAIGDLLKRMFAGDAQAMLLAMVDSGHVDAEDLQRARKALQAAEREDAKEARG
- a CDS encoding M56 family metallopeptidase, whose translation is MSAPGLFDQALAAFALHAVWQVPLLACATWLAVRVGRPKVRIAHALWMATLLLCVVAPLLSTWQGYRVARAHAQQSAVFISYSADDAAHDVPAMQRESAWLRFAHKHFNTVDGLRPLAFALPPHAARGIAALYVLLLLFACVKFGIAWRRARLLILAASADVPQRFVQEMREQCELMDCALPSVAMSDEVAGPLLAGVLWPTLLLPAHSADELSEEEVEAVLAHELSHLRRRDPLWHAVSSVMLLPVQFHPAAKWIASRIRQTREMACDADAVALMGSLRYADALLCVAERMTFSPAATEGVGLRLFDVEHVYTATARDGRLRSKTGPATVGLELFDATGAMEERMRSMMKNDEPMSLRSRWTRGIAAAAITATGVAGACMIQVQPALAAQQKDATAEAPKMKVVVDANDNGPALVSGRRVQKQLQDASRRLNDAETHAATDEDRNKIATAQQMLRAAQSELTAQSAPRTMMLRVDHDAQLESGDRVKIHLQRLDAQLYKVQLDGQKPRVDVKLQALQVQPRVELERSLVMITKLEPPVLAVSLQESDRPIKVSANVMAGNTLTKVTPEYPASAKDAKIQGQVVLHAIIDENGKVEQISVVSSPDSALSKSSIEAVQHWTYKPYLLNGRPTAVDTTINVNFTLAP
- a CDS encoding alpha/beta hydrolase family protein — protein: MRRTLRATRLPLALAILLAAATANAQSAPATPQAGPNLPSATSTTPPAKPEDVAGIPVNYDESKVGTYTLPDALKMADGTPVRDVKTWETKRRPEIVRLFETQQYGIAPGKPADESFEVFDKGTPALNGKAIRKQVVIWLNKEKTGPHINLVEYLPAAKVSAKKRTPVLLSINFGAPQMAFDDPGIRPVEVWNPKTGKREMPTRAFGKLNADIFLDAGIGIATFYYGDIDPDYPAGVPDGIRAMNIKNNDDRPGDAWGSIAAWAWGMSRVQDYFETDKDIDAKRVAVHGISRLGKTALWAGAHDQRFAAVIASCGGEGGGALSHRNYGETIAHMTAPSRYPYQFAKNWANYAGFPDNAPMDANMLVALVAPRPLLLQTGNTDFWSDPKGEFLAAVAAGPVYRLYGKQDLGTDVLPAAGVPIFHDLSYEMHNGGHGMVPSDWPVYVDFLKMNLHPER
- a CDS encoding ABC transporter ATP-binding protein; the encoded protein is MPPIIVAQQLGKTYRSGKIETHALRDATFTIDRGEFVAIVGPSGSGKSTLFYLLGGLTRATGGSVTIDGVDFSSLSDAERTRKRGQKIGFIFQRFNLLPTLTARGNVELAHSIADNGQPLDQNLLHHLAELLRIENRLDNRPSELSGGEQQRVAIARALITRPAIILADEPTGNLDTENSETVLEMLRHASKEMGQTVLMITHNPEAAAIADRILYVRDGRLHDAPPPPRESRKSLIGSLLAG